The DNA sequence CTACTTGCTAAAAATGTGGTAAATTTCCTCCCAGTACTTTCTGTAAACAAGCAAGATTAGGTGCTGCTCTACACAGATGACGATGTGGAGTTTTTCTCCATTTAATCCGTAACCTTAAACAACTTCTCATGTCATTGTGAACACAGGTATCATAGACACATCACAGGGATCTCCTGTGGCTAAGTCTTTGTTTATGTCACTAGCTATCACTTTATGAAAGATTCTAAGACATGGAACTTGTGTCCAAGGTATAGGAGGgctttgtgtgtgtttgatttttattgtttgtttttagtaaatAGGTGTGAAGTTGACAAAGAAGATCTTACATTCCTTTGGTGTTCTTTCTAGATCTATTAGGCCAGGAATccggggaagaaaaataatttgagggGATCTGCCGAGGAGGCACTGAGACTGGATTCTCCAAGGACGGGACCCTGCTTCCACGGGCACCAGGCCCTACCCCCTGACCCAGACTTGCACCCCTGGGGCCGTGTCACGTCCCGGCAGAGCTGCAGCCCCGTTGCTCTGTCAGTGAGCTGAGACACACCCCTCCAGCCTGGTTTCGCTGGGCTCGCCCCAGGTCTCTTCAGCTCTGGGAACTTGTGCTCGGCCCACCAAAGTGTGCGTTTCAGGGACAGGCCCTCCTTTTCCTGTTTCTCAGGCTTGTGGTTACGAAGAGCCGGCCACTCCCCAAGCTGTGACACTGGAAGGGCAGCCCCCTCGTGGGTGAGTGGGTGGTAGGTTCCCACAGGGCTTGGAGGTGAGGGAAACTCTGAAAGAGAATCACAGTTTACTGACCAAGTATTCTTCATTTATTGACATGGAACAAAAAGTGAAACCAATTGGAGTGAGAACAGAGAAGTTTCCTTAATAGGAAGAGTATTGAAGAAATAGAATGGTTTTTGAAAATGGAGTTTCTAAGGATTAAAAGATTTAACAAGATCCCTAAGGGAGAAGCTCGAATATTATAACTTTAAAAGAGAGGAAGTAAAGGACAATTCAGTCTTTCAGAAGTAAGGAAAATACACCAGGGTGCTGAGAAAGACAagcagaattttcaaaaattctgtaactttgattttctatttttaaaaaggaaaatgtgtaaTTATTAATGTTTATGTTACCTATTGAGctagaatatttataatttagaaagtCTTTGGTGTACTGTGGACAGAAATCTGCCATTAAGGGGTAGCTTTTAACATCTCTCAAAGTTATCAATGTGTTGAGAGAAAGGATTTAATCTGTTTCTTCCCTGCATTTGTGTAACTCCCGTCCCTGAAAAGATGAGTGAGTGCCAGCTTTTCTGGTGTTACCGTGCGTGTGCCATGGCATCCCTGGAGGTGAGACACGTGGTCCCCAGCCAGCCCTCACCTGGAACAAACGCATCCTTTTGTGCCTCCAAGGAACCCTTTATAACAGGCATGCGGTTCATGGGAGGTGTCAATAGAGGTACCAGTCGGGACGTTTCTGCAGCTCTGGACGCTTGGACGGCTCTCCAAATGCACCTTCTTAGGTAACACGAGGCAGGTGAACCTGCGTGACGCAGAGATGGGGGGACATGTGGGCTGGTGGCCCAGTTGGAAAGGAAAACCCTGATAAAATTAAAGCAAGAAGGACTACAAGTCACATTACCGGGAATGTCACGCAAATCAATAGTCGTGGTGGGCGTCCTGAGACATGGACCTTTCACGCACACAGGAGTGCGCTGCTGCCAGCAGGGAAGCGGTGGGCGCGTGGTCAAGACCCTGGGCTCTGGTGCAAGCTAGGCTGGGGGGTCCTGCTCCTGCCGCTGACTGCcctgtgacctggggcaggtgacctaacctctctgagctgccacgccttcatccataaaatagagcttacccaacgcagccaaaaataaataaataaattttttttttaaaaaatagagcttAAAATTGTACCTACTGCACCTCGCGTTGCTCGGTTCATTGCAATAACACAGGAGAGCACATGACACATGGAAAACATGCAGCGAACTAGTAATTCTTACTGTTGAGACCCCTTAAAGCTTCCAAGTTAGGTCTCAGAAACGAAGGCATCGAAGCACCGTGGAACTGCAGTTGGGTGCGAAATTGTATTACTAcattgggagagaaaaaaagttgttttgttAAAAGTCTAAGCATCAGACAGAGGTTAATAATGACTGCAGCAAATGTATCTGGCACCCGAGATGTCCCAGATACAGTGCACAGTGCTGTACCTGTAAGGGTATCTCAAATACAAGGACCCCGCAAGCAGGTATTGTCATATTCACCCCACATTGCTGCTAAGTGGAGAGACCAGATAGAACTAGAGTCcatttgactccaaagcccaaacCAGGCTGAACAGGGTCTTCCCTGGgagtccagcagttaggactccaagcttacactgcagggggcacaggttccatccctggtcagggaactaagatcccgaatgccatacggccaaaaaaaagaaacaaaaaaccacgCTTAACAGAAACACTATGAATTAGGGTCAACTGTGGGTCATGACCCAGGTGAATTAGGATCAGGATGGGTAGGAATGACTGAGTTCATcggtatttattttttgactctcGCTACGCGTCAGGCACTATTTTGTCACTGGCACACAGAGCATGTCCCTGGGCTCGTGGACCTGCCATGCGGGTGGATTCTGTGCATCTTGACCAGTCATCGATTTTACTCTGCTTCCCCGGCGCACCGAGGCCCAGGGGTGCGGGTCCTGACCCAGGTGGTGCGGGAAGGCAGGGAAGCCTCCTCAGCAGAAAATCAAATCtaacaaaatgaaaggacaggTGAAAATGGGCAACTACAAAATGGCCAGGCCCCCCCCCCATATCCTCTTCGAGGGGAACGCAGGACCAGATCTGACTATCGGAAAACAATGCAAACTAGAGAACAATCTATTTGCTTCCatgtttattttaactttatagaCAGCAAGTCTTCCCGAACTTCCCAAGCCCCTCCAGTGACAGCTGTGGATGCAGAGCCGTGCTCACGCACAGACTCTCAGGACACTAGGGCTTCAATTGAATGCCAGATGTGGGAAGTGAAACACAATTTCCCCGCTTTCAGGGCAAAACAAAACTGCAAGGGGTTTTTTCCCTCTGCCCCTGATCCTCTTTCCACAGACAAATTTCAGTTTGCCTTTGACTTTATTGGATGCTGGTCAGCGTGCTCTCTGTCCTTCTGTGGGAAAGAGAACAACCTCGGGCCTGCGTCCCTGCCCTCCACTGCGTCAGGCTCGGCCGCGGCGGGGACTCGGCCACATGCTGCCACCCAACTGCTCGGTGGTGCACAGCTACGCGGCAGAGGTGGCCACAgccttgctgctgctgctggagtgTGCCCTGGGCACGCTGGGCAACGCCGTGGCGCTCTGGACCTTCTTCTTCCGTCTGAAGGTGTGGAAGCCCTACGCCGTCTACCTGTTCAACCTGGTCCTAGCGGACCTCCTGCTGGCTGCCTGCCTGCCCTTTCACGCCGCCTTCTACCTGCGGCACAAGACCTGGGGCCTGGGACGTGCGTCTTGCCAAGGGATGCTCTTCCTGCGGTCCCTGTGCCGCGGGGCGGGTGTGGCCTTCCTCACCGCCGTGGCCCTGGACCGCTACCTCCGGGTGGTCCACTCGCGGCTCAAGGTCAACCTTCTGTCCCTGCGGGCGGCCTGGGGGATCTCGGTCCTGGTCTGGCTCATGATGGCAGCCCTCACCCTCACCCACCAAAGCGTGTTCCTCTCTGAGGCCGAGTGCCCCAGTTCTGAGCCCAGGACGGAGTCCTCCTTCAGCCTGATCTGGCAGGAAgccctcttcttcctccagtTTATCCTTGCCTTCGGCCTCATCCTGTTCTGCAGTGCCGGCCTCATCAGGACTCTCCAGAAGCGGCTCCGAGACCCACACAAGCAGCCCAAGCTTCAGAGGGCCCAGGCGCTGGTGGCCACGGTTGGGGTGCTGTTCACGCTGTGCTTTCTGCCCAGCTTCCTGGCCCGCATCCTACTGGCCATCTTCCGAGGGGCGCTCAGCTGCGGGGTCCTGAGCTCCATGGTCCACGCTGCTGACGTGACCGGCAGCCTCACCTACCTGCAGGGCGTGCTGAACCCGGTAGTGTACTGCTTCTCGAACCCCACCTTCAGACGTTCCTACCGCAAGCTCTTCTACACCCTCACCCTCAGGGGCCGAAAGCAGGAAGCAGAGGCTCCGGGCTGTGAGCTCAGAGACTCTTACTCCTGAGGATGGCCAGCTACCCGGGGGCGCTGAGCACTCATGATGGTTAGTTAAGATTCCGCACTACAAACTTGAACGCAACTTCAGCAAGTGTCACTGTTGTTTACCAGGATTTCCTTCAGCGATTTTGTGTTGCAGAGCCGTTCATCAAAATGAGCGAGCAGAGCCTCCTTTACGCAATTCCCATGCAGGTTCAGTCACTAAATGACTGCGACGCATTCGTAGCTGGAAAAAGATGCTGTGGTGGGCCGGTGACGCAGAAGGTGGTGGAAAGCGGTGTTGCAGACGCGGTCCTGACTCTGTTTGGTGTTGGCAAGTCACTTTATCCTTCTGTGCTTGAAtgcaaaaaatgcaaaaaatctaTGCTCTTTTCCTACCTATTGCACAGACTTGTGGTAACTGACATGGGGAAGTGGGGCTTTGGGTCTAAAACAGGTTCTGCAGGGTGTAAGTGTCCTGAGCTCCGTTCTACTTAGCTCACAACTGATTGGTAAACTTGAGCTTCACTTGCACAGATTACACATTACATCCAAGACAACACAGTCAGTGCCCTGGTTTATTATAAGGAATACTTTCCTGCTAAACTTCTCAAAATTGCTtctagtacctttttttttaagtttgaatgtCTAAATGCTTTCAAAACTCAATCTGCTTCCCCTGCTCTAAAAAAATCACTGTACTTTAAGCCTCCTGGGAGAAACACACAGTATGAGATACCAATTTGCATGTGAAATGGTGATTTCCACCCAATGGTAACTCCTGAGGATGGCAGCTAGGGACCAGCCCGGGTGCAAGGCCACTGCAGGGAAGGTGGGCACAGCCCCTGGACACCAGCAACGGCTGCATCTTTTCCTCTCACTCTTCTTAAATTATGTCCTGAATTTGTAGCTCATGCTGGTGACAAAGGATTTAGAAAGTCAGCTTCCTATCTGCCTTATCTCTCACTCTCTGTTCAAGGCGGCTGTGCTCTCTCCCAGAGGGACTCACCAAGATGCCTAGAAGAGGCCTGGGGTCTGTGTGTAATACAGGGTCCCATGCAGCCCACACCGGGCGGCCTCACCTGGAGCTGCACCTGTACTGTCCCCAGGGAGAGACCTCTGCTTTTCCCAGGAGGTGGTCCTATGATCGCTGTAATATTCAAGGTTAAAACTGCTGGCATTAAGCAATAGAAAAGGGCAAATCTACACCCTCTCCCGGAGCTGTTTGCCTCCCAGGTAGGTTCCTTACCAGAACCAGACTTGAAATGAGGGCGTGACCCCACTATTGTGCTTCTGAAGGATGTAGACCCTGTTGACACCAGGAGTATAATGTGCCCAATGGTCCCAGGGGAGCGAGGGTCCCATCAGCAACATTGTGCTGTTTTCTCGGGTTTTATTTCCTCCTTAGTGAACAGAATTTCAAAGGGCTTAGAAGGGAAATGTGACCAGATGAGATGCAAGGCGGTCGAATAAAATTCTCTGATGGGAACATTCTATGCtgtgtttcttccctttcaaagaaaagaaatgtctccatttttcttcctttgatcttactgcatttaaaatatacaattttaaatgctgcttttaaaaaaatctaacatttaatataaatattttccacattatGATAAATTCCCCATAAGCATTACTGACGACCTAACCATCTTCCCAGAAGCTGTTTCTTAACCATTTTCCTGCTGATGACATTTAGATTCTTTACTCCCTACACAAGTAAATTCCACACCCTGAGAGCACATAGCCATCTGCAGACATCAGGCGCCCTTAGGCGGGGCAAAGCCAGCTAATGTGGTTGTCTGGACAGGCCTGCTGGCGAACACCGGGCACGAATGCTTCCCACGCACGGTCGGTCCTGCCTGGCTCCCTCCACGATGCTGCGGCCAGCGGCTCTGCCTGGCGAAACGGGGAGGCCTCCTCACAGCGTTACTGCCTCTCGGGCTCTTGCTGACCTTCTCCTGGACTCGCTGTGGGATCCGGGAGCTTTT is a window from the Balaenoptera musculus isolate JJ_BM4_2016_0621 chromosome 12, mBalMus1.pri.v3, whole genome shotgun sequence genome containing:
- the GPR31 gene encoding 12-(S)-hydroxy-5,8,10,14-eicosatetraenoic acid receptor yields the protein MLPPNCSVVHSYAAEVATALLLLLECALGTLGNAVALWTFFFRLKVWKPYAVYLFNLVLADLLLAACLPFHAAFYLRHKTWGLGRASCQGMLFLRSLCRGAGVAFLTAVALDRYLRVVHSRLKVNLLSLRAAWGISVLVWLMMAALTLTHQSVFLSEAECPSSEPRTESSFSLIWQEALFFLQFILAFGLILFCSAGLIRTLQKRLRDPHKQPKLQRAQALVATVGVLFTLCFLPSFLARILLAIFRGALSCGVLSSMVHAADVTGSLTYLQGVLNPVVYCFSNPTFRRSYRKLFYTLTLRGRKQEAEAPGCELRDSYS